A region from the Acyrthosiphon pisum isolate AL4f chromosome A1, pea_aphid_22Mar2018_4r6ur, whole genome shotgun sequence genome encodes:
- the LOC100165963 gene encoding ZM-domain protein isoform X2 has product MMMSHIDPEQNAYEPENALLWPYRTNPLVLPGAKVKRDPPKTVSYLRHHPNPMMRAHPSHHDQPMDTLMKQKVVHKQFNSPIGLYSEENIANSIKSQTGYTPEEEEEKYGRLRHKKTVQYDPAKSETYKAIQESEHGDFHAQEISKPVQPKVFTPVQGTVKKAPISNGHGHQNHNKLSAPYHPNPGRVSPQPHPTAPHPNANYVSTDEIHQSGSFKRLMHMVMTEN; this is encoded by the exons ATGATGATGTCTCACATTGATCCGGAACAAAACGCTTACGAGCCCGAAAACGCCCTGCTGTGG CCGTACAGAACGAACCCGTTGGTGTTGCCTGGAGCCAAGGTCAAGAGGGATCCGCCCAAGACCGTGTCGTACTTACGCCACCACCCAAATCCGATGATGAGAGCGCATCCGTCACACCACGATCAACCCATGGACACGCTGATGAAACAAAAG gtggtACACAAACAGTTCAACTCGCCAATCGGCCTTTACTCCGAGGAAAACATCGCTAATTCAATCAAATCGCAAACAGGATATACTCC GGAAGAGGAAGAAGAGAAGTACGGTCGTTTGAG GCACAAGAAGACTGTGCAGTACGATCCAGCTAAATCTGAAACCTACAAGGCGATTCAAGAATCAGAACACGGAGACTTCCACGCTCAAGAGATATCGAAGCCAGTGCAACCAAAAGTATTCACGCCTGTCCAAGGAACGGTAAAA AAAGCTCCGATTAGCAACGGCCATGGACATCAAAATCATAAT aagTTGTCAGCTCCCTATCATCCAAATCCAGGA CGTGTATCTCCACAACCTCATCCAACTGCGCCACATCCAAAT GCCAATTACGTTTCCACTGATGAAATCCATCAAAGTGGCAGTTTCAAGCGCTTGATGCACATGGTTATGACCGAAAACTAA
- the LOC100165963 gene encoding ZM-domain protein translates to MMMSHIDPEQNAYEPENALLWPYRTNPLVLPGAKVKRDPPKTVSYLRHHPNPMMRAHPSHHDQPMDTLMKQKVTDTVLQRISSEEAKSRPGRQVVHKQFNSPIGLYSEENIANSIKSQTGYTPHKKTVQYDPAKSETYKAIQESEHGDFHAQEISKPVQPKVFTPVQGTVKKAPISNGHGHQNHNKLSAPYHPNPGRVSPQPHPTAPHPNANYVSTDEIHQSGSFKRLMHMVMTEN, encoded by the exons ATGATGATGTCTCACATTGATCCGGAACAAAACGCTTACGAGCCCGAAAACGCCCTGCTGTGG CCGTACAGAACGAACCCGTTGGTGTTGCCTGGAGCCAAGGTCAAGAGGGATCCGCCCAAGACCGTGTCGTACTTACGCCACCACCCAAATCCGATGATGAGAGCGCATCCGTCACACCACGATCAACCCATGGACACGCTGATGAAACAAAAG GTCACGGACACGGTGTTGCAACGGATAAGCAGCGAGGAGGCTAAGTCAAGACCCGGTAGACAG gtggtACACAAACAGTTCAACTCGCCAATCGGCCTTTACTCCGAGGAAAACATCGCTAATTCAATCAAATCGCAAACAGGATATACTCC GCACAAGAAGACTGTGCAGTACGATCCAGCTAAATCTGAAACCTACAAGGCGATTCAAGAATCAGAACACGGAGACTTCCACGCTCAAGAGATATCGAAGCCAGTGCAACCAAAAGTATTCACGCCTGTCCAAGGAACGGTAAAA AAAGCTCCGATTAGCAACGGCCATGGACATCAAAATCATAAT aagTTGTCAGCTCCCTATCATCCAAATCCAGGA CGTGTATCTCCACAACCTCATCCAACTGCGCCACATCCAAAT GCCAATTACGTTTCCACTGATGAAATCCATCAAAGTGGCAGTTTCAAGCGCTTGATGCACATGGTTATGACCGAAAACTAA
- the LOC100165963 gene encoding ZM-domain protein isoform X1, whose product MMMSHIDPEQNAYEPENALLWPYRTNPLVLPGAKVKRDPPKTVSYLRHHPNPMMRAHPSHHDQPMDTLMKQKVTDTVLQRISSEEAKSRPGRQVVHKQFNSPIGLYSEENIANSIKSQTGYTPEEEEEKYGRLRHKKTVQYDPAKSETYKAIQESEHGDFHAQEISKPVQPKVFTPVQGTVKKAPISNGHGHQNHNKLSAPYHPNPGRVSPQPHPTAPHPNANYVSTDEIHQSGSFKRLMHMVMTEN is encoded by the exons ATGATGATGTCTCACATTGATCCGGAACAAAACGCTTACGAGCCCGAAAACGCCCTGCTGTGG CCGTACAGAACGAACCCGTTGGTGTTGCCTGGAGCCAAGGTCAAGAGGGATCCGCCCAAGACCGTGTCGTACTTACGCCACCACCCAAATCCGATGATGAGAGCGCATCCGTCACACCACGATCAACCCATGGACACGCTGATGAAACAAAAG GTCACGGACACGGTGTTGCAACGGATAAGCAGCGAGGAGGCTAAGTCAAGACCCGGTAGACAG gtggtACACAAACAGTTCAACTCGCCAATCGGCCTTTACTCCGAGGAAAACATCGCTAATTCAATCAAATCGCAAACAGGATATACTCC GGAAGAGGAAGAAGAGAAGTACGGTCGTTTGAG GCACAAGAAGACTGTGCAGTACGATCCAGCTAAATCTGAAACCTACAAGGCGATTCAAGAATCAGAACACGGAGACTTCCACGCTCAAGAGATATCGAAGCCAGTGCAACCAAAAGTATTCACGCCTGTCCAAGGAACGGTAAAA AAAGCTCCGATTAGCAACGGCCATGGACATCAAAATCATAAT aagTTGTCAGCTCCCTATCATCCAAATCCAGGA CGTGTATCTCCACAACCTCATCCAACTGCGCCACATCCAAAT GCCAATTACGTTTCCACTGATGAAATCCATCAAAGTGGCAGTTTCAAGCGCTTGATGCACATGGTTATGACCGAAAACTAA